The following nucleotide sequence is from Pseudonocardia abyssalis.
CCACGCACCGTCGTCGGCTTCTTCGACACGCTCCCCGCGGCGGGCGACGCCATCTCGCGCGTCACCGCCGCCGGGCTGCAGCCGGCGATCTTCGAGCTCGTCGACCGCGTGTGCCTCAAGGCCGTCAACGACTGGAAGCGGGCCGGTCTCCCCGAGGATGCCGCCGTGCTGCTGCTCGCCCAGACCGACCTCCCGGAACCCGCAGCGGAGTACGAGGCGGCGGCGATCCACGCCGAGTTCCTGGCCGCGGGGGCGAGCGACGCGCTGGTGTCGACCGACCCGGTCGAGGCCGAGGCCCTGTTCGACGCGCGGCGCCTCGCCTACCCGGCGCTCGAGCAGCTCGGCCAGGCCATGCTGACCGAGGACGTCTGCCTGCCCCGCGGCCGGATCGCCGAGATGCTGACGAGGATCGAGGAGATCGCCGCGCGCCGCGACGTCGTGATCGCCACCGTCGCGCACGCGGGCGACGGCAACCTGCACCCGCTGATGCTCACCCCGCACGGCGACGACGCGGCCCGCATCCGTACGCAGGCCGCGTTCGACGACATCGTCGACGCCGCGCTCGACCTCGGCGGCACCGTCACCGGCGAGCACGGCGTCGGACTGCTCAAGCGCGACGGGGCCCTGCGCGAGCTCGGCCCGGCCGTCGTCGCGATGCACCGCGCCGTCAAGGCGGCCCTGGATCCGCGCGGGATCCTCAACCCGGGCAAGGTGATCGCGTGACCGTCCTCCCCACGCTCCTCGACCCGACCGACCGCCCCGCCCTGCGCGCGGGCGACGACTCGTTGACGCACTCGGAGCTGGCGTCGGTCGCCGACGCGCTGGCCGAGCGGATCCGGGCGGCCGGACCGAAGCGGATCGCGGTGCACGCGGTGCCGGGGATCCACACGGCGGTCGCGGTGGCGTCGGCGGTGCTCGCCGGGGTGCCCGCGGTGCCCGTCAACCCGAAGCTGGGGGAGCGCGAGCTGGCCCACGTCCTCGCCGACTCCGAGCCCGGTGCGGTGCTCGCGGCCCCCGGCGCCGTCCTCCCCGGCGGGCTGGCGGATCTCCCGCGGATCGACGTCGAGCTCAGCAGCACCGGTGGCGGCGCGCCCCCGCGCGACCCGGGGCCGGCCGCGCCCGCGCTCGTCGTCTACACCTCGGGGACCACCGGCCCGCCCAAGGGCGCGGTGCTCTCCCGTGGGGCCGTCGCGGCCAACCTCGACGCCCTCGCCGACGCCTGGTCCTGGACCGGCGACGACGTGCTCGTCCACGCCCTCCCGCTGTTCCACGTGCACGGGCTCGTGCTGGGGGTGCTCGGACCGCTGCGCCGCGGAGGGTCGTTGCACCACCTCCCCGCCCTCGACGCCGGCGCGCTCGCCGACGCCGTCGACGGCGGCGCCACGATGGTGTTCGGCGTGCCGACGCAGTACCACCGCCTCGCCGACCAGCTCCAGGACGACCCGGACGCCGCGAAGCGGATCGGCCGCGCCCGGCTGCTCGTCTCGGGCTCCGCGGCGCTCACCGCCGTCGACCACACCCGCCTGCGCGCCGCCACCGGCCTCGCCGTCCGCGAGCGCTACGGGCTCACCGAGTCGCTCATCCTCACCGCCGTGCGCGCCGACGAGGAGCCCGAGCCCGGCACCGTCGGCCGCCCGCTCGCCGGGACCGAGGTGCGCCTGGACCCGGTCGAGGGCGACCCGGACCTGGGCACCGTCCACGCACGCGGCCCCGGCCTGTTCGACGGGTACCTCAACCGCGGCGGCGGCACGGACCACGACGGCTGGTTCGCCACCGGCGACATCGGTCGCTGGACGGAGTCGGGGGCGCTCGCGCTCGTCGGCCGGCACTCCACCGACCTGATCAAGTCCGGCGGCTACAAGATCGGCGCGGGGGAGATCGAGAACGCGCTGCTGGAGCACCCCGGCGTCGCCGAGGCCGCGGTGTTCGGCCTGCCCGACGAGGACCTGGGGGAGCGGGTCGTCGCGGTCGTCGTCGCCGCGGGGGATGTGCCCGTCGAGCAGGAGCTGATCGACCACGTCGCCGCCCAGCTCGCCCCGCACAAGCGCCCGCGGGAGGTGCGGTTCGTCGACGTGCTGCCGCGTAACGACATGGGCAAGGTGCTCAAGTCCCGTTTACGGGAGGGCTGAGACCGGGCACTCCGGTTCAATGCCGAAGACGACCGCAGCCCCGCCCACGCCCCTGCACTTCCGAGGCGCCGCCGAGGCCGGATCGCCCCGGCTGGCCGGCCTGCCGGGGGTGCACCGTGAGGAGCCGTCGCCGGTGGTGGTGCTCGAGGTCGAGCGCTACGACACCGACGACCTGCGCCTGTCCGTGGCCGGGATCACGTTGTCCCTGCACCGGGGAGACGGGCCTGCGCAGTGGAACCTGGACCTCCCCGACGGCGACCACGACGAGCGTCTGCGCGTGCCCGTCGCGGCCGACGCGCCGGAACCCGCCCCGGTGCCCGCGCAGATCGACGAGCTGATCCGCGGCGCCGCCCGCGACCGCGCGGTGCGCCCCGTCGGCCGCGCCCGCACGACCCGCGCGGTGACGCGCCTGCTCTCGCAGGACGACACCGTCGTCGCCGAGGTCGTGCACGACCATGTCTCGGTGGCCACGCTGGGCCGCTCCACCGACGTCCGCACCTGGACCGAGGCAGCGCTCGACCTGCGGGCCGGGGCCCCGGACGGCCTGGCAGGCCGCCTCGCCGAGTCCGGCCTGACCCCCGCCCCTCCCGGCGTCGAGGCCGAGCTGGACCGCCTGCTCCGCCCCGCCCGCCCGCGTCGGGCCCGGGTCGGGAAGAAGGGGTCCGCCGGTGCCGTGCTGATGACCTACGTCGCCGCGCAGGCCGACCGCATCGCCGCCGAGGACCTGCGCGTGCGCCGCGACGAGCCCGACGCGGTGCACCAGCTGCGGGTCGCCGCGCGCCGGATGCGCAGCGCGTTGCAGGCCTACCGGCCACTGCTCGACGCCGAGCGCACCGAGCCCGTCGTCGACGCGCTGCGCGGGTTCGGCCAGGCCCTCGCCCCCGCCCGCGACGCCGAGGTGCTCCGCGAGCGGGTGCTCGCCGGACTCGCCGCGCTGCCGCCCGAGCTGCGGTTGGGTCACGCCGAGGCGTTCGCGACCCGGCACTTCGCCCGCATCGAGGCCGAGGCACGTGCGGCCGTCCTCACCGAACTCGACGGCGAGCGCTACGCCGCCCTGCGCAGCGCGCTCGACGCCCTGCTGGAGGAGCCGCCGCTGACGAAGGCGGCGCGGGGGAAGTCGGGGCTGAAGGCCGGGGTCGCGCGGGCGACGAAGCGGCTGACCCGGGCCGTCGACGTCGCGGTGCAGTCCGGCCCGGAGCAGACCGAGGCCGTGCACGCGGCACGCAAGGCGGGCAAGCGGTTGCGCTACGCCACCGAGGTCGCGGGCACGAAGGACAAGGGACTCAAGCACCTGCAGAAGGCGCTGGGGGAGCACCAGGACGCCGTCGTCGCGAGCGCGACACTGCGCGAGCTGGGCGCCGCGGCCCACGCGAGCGGGGAGAACGGGTTCAGCTTCGGCGTACTGCTGGGCCGTGACGTCGAGCGGGCCGCGCGGATCGAGCACGACCTACCGCGGCTCTGGGCCCGCCGCTGAGTCCTCGCGCAGCTGGATCGCCAGGTGCACCAGGGGTGGGGCGACCGCGGCGGGCAGGCCGACGGACAGCGCGACGTCGAGCTCGGCCCACGTGCGGTCGCCCACCCCGCGCAGCAGGACCACGAACCAGTCGGGCGACTCCCGGCGCAGCGCGTCGACGACCCGTGGTTCGTCGGTGGCCACCACCGGGAGCTGCCCGGCCTCGCGGGCCGCGGTCAGGCGCACGTGGTCGAGGACGAACCGGGTGCGGCCGCGCCGGTACTCGACGAGCACCTGCGCCCAGGACCGCAGGTCCTCGAGGTGGCCGGTGGTGACGCGCTCGCTGTCGGCGCCCTCGCCCGGCCCGTCGGTCAACGCCGGACAGCGCGCGTAGCGCCTGGCCAGGGTCGTGAGCCCGAACGCCGCGGTGCGCAGGTCGGCCGCGACGGATCCGACGAGGAGGACTCCACGGGCTTCCACGACGTCCACCGTAGGGCAGGATCGGGCCGGTGAGCGACGACCGCGACCCCGTGGCCGACCTGCGCCGGGTGGCCTTCCTGCTGGAACGTGCGCACGAGTCCACCTACCGCGTCCGTGCGTTCCGTACCGCCGCCGCCGTGCTGGCGAGGAAGGAGCGCGGGGAGCTGACGCGGCTCGCACTGTCCGGCGAGCTGGTGCGGCTCAAGGGGGTCGGGGAGGTGACGGCGCGGTGCGTCGTCGAGTCGCTGACCGGTGAGGAGCCGGTGTACCTGCGCCGCCTCGAGGCGACGGAGGGCACACCGCTCGACGCGGCTGCGCTGGCCCTGAAGGACGCGCTGCGCGGCGACTGCCACAGCCACACCGACGCCTCCGACGGTGGCTCACCGCTGCGCGAGATGGTGGAGACGGCGCGGGCGCTCGGGCACTCCTACCTCGTCGTCACCGACCACTCGCCGCGCCTGACCGTGGCCAACGGGCTCTCGCCGGAGCGGTTGCGGGCGCAGCTGGAGCAGATCGCTGAGCTCAACGCCGAACTGACGGACTTCCGCGTCCTCACCGGCATCGAGGTCGACATCCTCGACGACGGCGCGCTCGACCAGGACCCGGACCTGCTCGACCAGCTCGACGTCGTCGTCGCCAGCGTGCACTCCAAGCTGCGGATGCCGCGGGCGGAGATGACCGAGCGGATGCTGACGGCTGTCGCGAACCCGCACGTCGACGTGCTGGGGCACTGCACCGGACGGATGGTCATGGGCAAGCGGAAGCGTCCGGAGTCGGAGTTCGACGCCGACCGGGTCTTCGCGGCCTGCGCGGAGTACGGCGTGGCGGTGGAGGTCAACTCCCGGCCCGAGCGGCTCGACCCGCCGAAGCGCCTGCTGCGCCTCGCCGTCGAGGCGGGCTGCGAGTTCACGATCGACACCGACGCCCACGCCCCCGGCCAGCTCGACTGGCTCGGCAACGGCTGTGAGCGCGCGGTCGCCTGCGCGGTGCCGCCCGACCGCGTCCTCAACACCTGGCCCGTCGAGAGGCTCCTGGACCGCACCCGCGCCTGATCGGCCGACTCACCGGCCCGAGGGCACCCTCGCAGGGCGCGCCGGCGAACTCGGGCGAACCTCACCCGGCGAGTGTGCCGCTCCCGCTCGGGGATCGGGGTCAGGCCAGTTCGAAGTCGGCGAAGTCGAAGCCGGGGGAGACCACGCAGCTGAGCAGGGCCGGGGCCGGGCCGAGGAGTCGGGCCGACTGCCAGGCGTCGGCGGGCACCGTCAGCTGCGGGGTGCCCGCGTCGAGCACCGACGCCCTCCCGTCGACCGTCAGCTCCACCGCCGAGCCCGAGTGCCACAGCCACAGCTCGGCCGAGGAGACGCGGTGCCGGGCCGACACCGCGTCGAGGAGGTAGAGGATCGCCGTGGCACTCGGGCGCGTCCCCCGCGGCGTGTCGACGCACACCGGGGAGGTCCAGGTGCGCCGGTACCAACCCCCCTCGGGGTGGGGTACGAGGCCGTGAGCTGCAGCTTCCGGGGGAGCGGACACCCCGCGATTCTGACGCAACGCGACGCGCCGACCCGATGGAGGGCCACCCGGACCGGTGCCTGAGGTGGCGCCGGGGACCCTGCGCGGTCGATGATCGTGTCGGCCTTACGGCGGGCCCGTGGGTGGGGCGGCGGCGAAAAGATCTGGGGCGTCGCCGCCCCACCCACGTTTCAGGCCAGTTCGGCCGCGGTGGGCGGGTCGGCCCCGCGCCGCGAGCAGGTGATCGCCGCAGCCCGGGCGGCGAGGTCGAGCAATGCGTCGAGGACGGCCGCGTCCAGGGCCCTCAGCTCGGCCCGGCGCGCAGCCCCGAGCAGGTCCCGGCCGTGCAGCCCGGCGAGCAGGGCCGCGGAGAACGTGTCTCCCGCGCCGACGGTGTCGACGACCGTCACCGGCACGCCCGGTCGCCGCGTCCGCAGTCCGGTGGCGGTACCGGCGAGCACGCCGTCGCCGCCCAGGGTGATCGCGACGACCGCGGGCCCGCGCGTGACCCAGTCCTCCAGCGCGGCCTCGGGGGTGAGGCCGAGCCACTCCAGGTCCTCCGAGCTGACCTTGACGACGTCGGCCACGGCGAGCAGCGCGTGCACCCCCTCCAGCACGCCGGCCGGGTCCCCCATCAGCAGCGGGCGGCAGTTCGGGTCGTAGCTGACGGTCGCGGTGGCCATGGCCCGCTCCAGCAGCGCGCGCAGCGGGCCGTCGCCGGGGGCGGTGGTGAGCGCGAGCGAGCCGGAGTGCACGGCGACGACCGGGCCGTCCAGCGCCCCGGCCAGCTCGGCGTCGGTCCACTGCCAGTCGGCGGTGGCGTCGACGCGGAAGTCGTAGCTGGGGACGCCGTCGTCGTCGACGGTCACCAGCGCCATCGACGTCTGCTCGGTGGCGGCGACCGTGTGGTCGAGCGACACCCCGTTGTCGGCGAGGTGCGCGCGCATCCGGCGCCCGAGGGGGTCGTCGGCGAGGCGCGCGAGCATCCGCACCGGGACGCCGAGCCGGGCCAGCCCGACCGCGACGTTCGCCGGGCTCCCGCCGGGCGCGATCTCCAGGTAGCCGCCGACGGGGGCCGGGACGAGGTCGACGAGCGCCTCACCGGCGACCGCGACGATGCCCGTCTCAGCCACGTACGGCGCCGTCGAGGTTCGCCAGCACACCCTCGTGGATCCGGCGCAGGCCCTTCGGCGCGAACGTCCGCTCGAAGAAGCCGCCGATCCCGCCCGCGCCCTTCCAGGTGGTGACGACGCGGACGGTGCTGCGGTGCGTTCCCTCGGACGTGACCGTCCACGTCGTGACCATCGAGGAGTTCGCGTCGCGCTCGACGATCGTGGCGTTGTCGGGCTTCTCGACGGCGACGAGCTGGTCGCGCACCCGCTTCTCGGTGGCGGCGAGCTTCCAGTGCACCCGCCCGTCGGGCTCGGTCCGGTACTCCGAGTAGTGCTCGGTGAGGATCGTCGGACGGACCTTCTCGTAGTCGCCGAGTGCCGTGCTGACCGTCTCCGCGGGGGCGTCGATCGTGCGCTCGGCCGTAGCCGTCACCTGTGCC
It contains:
- a CDS encoding FAD-binding oxidoreductase, whose translation is MTVLDDLRAALPARHLLTDPDTVAPYLHDEAEWAPHGAAVAVARPATTAEVAAIVTACAAHGVPVVTRGAGTGLSGGANAVEGCVVLSTERMRDIVEIDPAERLAVVQPGVVNDDLRSAAAKEGLWYPPDPASAPWSTIGGNVATNAGGLCCVKYGVTRDYVLALEVVLADGQVVRLGRRTAKGVVGYDLAGLMVGSEGTLGVVTEVTVKLRPARTTAPRTVVGFFDTLPAAGDAISRVTAAGLQPAIFELVDRVCLKAVNDWKRAGLPEDAAVLLLAQTDLPEPAAEYEAAAIHAEFLAAGASDALVSTDPVEAEALFDARRLAYPALEQLGQAMLTEDVCLPRGRIAEMLTRIEEIAARRDVVIATVAHAGDGNLHPLMLTPHGDDAARIRTQAAFDDIVDAALDLGGTVTGEHGVGLLKRDGALRELGPAVVAMHRAVKAALDPRGILNPGKVIA
- a CDS encoding AMP-binding protein yields the protein MTVLPTLLDPTDRPALRAGDDSLTHSELASVADALAERIRAAGPKRIAVHAVPGIHTAVAVASAVLAGVPAVPVNPKLGERELAHVLADSEPGAVLAAPGAVLPGGLADLPRIDVELSSTGGGAPPRDPGPAAPALVVYTSGTTGPPKGAVLSRGAVAANLDALADAWSWTGDDVLVHALPLFHVHGLVLGVLGPLRRGGSLHHLPALDAGALADAVDGGATMVFGVPTQYHRLADQLQDDPDAAKRIGRARLLVSGSAALTAVDHTRLRAATGLAVRERYGLTESLILTAVRADEEPEPGTVGRPLAGTEVRLDPVEGDPDLGTVHARGPGLFDGYLNRGGGTDHDGWFATGDIGRWTESGALALVGRHSTDLIKSGGYKIGAGEIENALLEHPGVAEAAVFGLPDEDLGERVVAVVVAAGDVPVEQELIDHVAAQLAPHKRPREVRFVDVLPRNDMGKVLKSRLREG
- a CDS encoding CYTH and CHAD domain-containing protein; translation: MPKTTAAPPTPLHFRGAAEAGSPRLAGLPGVHREEPSPVVVLEVERYDTDDLRLSVAGITLSLHRGDGPAQWNLDLPDGDHDERLRVPVAADAPEPAPVPAQIDELIRGAARDRAVRPVGRARTTRAVTRLLSQDDTVVAEVVHDHVSVATLGRSTDVRTWTEAALDLRAGAPDGLAGRLAESGLTPAPPGVEAELDRLLRPARPRRARVGKKGSAGAVLMTYVAAQADRIAAEDLRVRRDEPDAVHQLRVAARRMRSALQAYRPLLDAERTEPVVDALRGFGQALAPARDAEVLRERVLAGLAALPPELRLGHAEAFATRHFARIEAEARAAVLTELDGERYAALRSALDALLEEPPLTKAARGKSGLKAGVARATKRLTRAVDVAVQSGPEQTEAVHAARKAGKRLRYATEVAGTKDKGLKHLQKALGEHQDAVVASATLRELGAAAHASGENGFSFGVLLGRDVERAARIEHDLPRLWARR
- a CDS encoding PHP domain-containing protein → MSDDRDPVADLRRVAFLLERAHESTYRVRAFRTAAAVLARKERGELTRLALSGELVRLKGVGEVTARCVVESLTGEEPVYLRRLEATEGTPLDAAALALKDALRGDCHSHTDASDGGSPLREMVETARALGHSYLVVTDHSPRLTVANGLSPERLRAQLEQIAELNAELTDFRVLTGIEVDILDDGALDQDPDLLDQLDVVVASVHSKLRMPRAEMTERMLTAVANPHVDVLGHCTGRMVMGKRKRPESEFDADRVFAACAEYGVAVEVNSRPERLDPPKRLLRLAVEAGCEFTIDTDAHAPGQLDWLGNGCERAVACAVPPDRVLNTWPVERLLDRTRA
- a CDS encoding cupin domain-containing protein — protein: MSAPPEAAAHGLVPHPEGGWYRRTWTSPVCVDTPRGTRPSATAILYLLDAVSARHRVSSAELWLWHSGSAVELTVDGRASVLDAGTPQLTVPADAWQSARLLGPAPALLSCVVSPGFDFADFELA
- a CDS encoding carbohydrate kinase family protein → MAETGIVAVAGEALVDLVPAPVGGYLEIAPGGSPANVAVGLARLGVPVRMLARLADDPLGRRMRAHLADNGVSLDHTVAATEQTSMALVTVDDDGVPSYDFRVDATADWQWTDAELAGALDGPVVAVHSGSLALTTAPGDGPLRALLERAMATATVSYDPNCRPLLMGDPAGVLEGVHALLAVADVVKVSSEDLEWLGLTPEAALEDWVTRGPAVVAITLGGDGVLAGTATGLRTRRPGVPVTVVDTVGAGDTFSAALLAGLHGRDLLGAARRAELRALDAAVLDALLDLAARAAAITCSRRGADPPTAAELA
- a CDS encoding SRPBCC family protein; this translates as MAQVTATAERTIDAPAETVSTALGDYEKVRPTILTEHYSEYRTEPDGRVHWKLAATEKRVRDQLVAVEKPDNATIVERDANSSMVTTWTVTSEGTHRSTVRVVTTWKGAGGIGGFFERTFAPKGLRRIHEGVLANLDGAVRG